The genomic stretch GGACCACCAGTTGTCCCCGTTGTAAATGGGGAAAAATGGATTCTCCGGTTTGCACAATAAACGTCAGATCCGGCTCCATCTTTTCAGTGAGCGGTGTGGGAACGCAGATGATAATTGTCTTCACATCCTTCAGCTCGGCAAAATCAGTCGTCGCCTTGAATTTGCCGGCCTGGGTGATGGATCGGATGGATTCTTCAGGGATGTGCTTGATATAACTCTTCCCGAGGTTGAGCAACTCGATTTTGCGGGGATCGATGTCGAATCCGTGGACATCGCTCCCGCGGGTTGCAAATCCGATGACGAGCGGCAATCCCACGTAACCCAATCCGATGATGCCGATCGATGATGCATAATTAGACATGTAAGCTCCGCAAGAATAGGATCATTTTTGAGACAGGCGAAAGGCATGAACTCCACGACGGCAAGCAGATAAATTTTAGCACAAGTGCGGCGGGCGTGAGAACCGGTTAAGCGTCAGGAGGCCGCGGTTGCCGTGTGTTCTCTTCTCCCTCCGGCCCCCTTCAGTTTGTGCGCCTCCCCTGAATTCAGGATGGAGAGCAGGGCATGCATGGAGGAGGAGATAATTCGGCCTTTTCGGAAGATAATCGCCAGGGGCCTTTCAAAGGGGAAATCCATGACTCTCAGGCTCCTCAACTTCCTGTTTTTGACTTCAAGTTCCGCCACCTGCCGGGGAACCATGGAGAGGCCCAGTCCCATTTCCACCGTGCGCTTGATCAATTCGAAATTGTCATACTCCATCTGGATGTCTAACTGGACCCCCAGCCGGCGAAGAGCCTGCCGGATGGCCTTTCCGGTGGGAAGGCGTTCAGGCAGGAGCACGAACTTCTGGTTAAGGAGATCGCGGAGGTGCACATTGGAGCGTCGTGCCAGAGGATGGTGGGGCGCACAGATCAGGACGATGGAGTCGGTCACAAACGGGATGGAAGCCACTTCGGGCCGGGCGACCGGGTAAGCCACGACCCCCAGGTCGAGGTCACCCGCGGCAATGCTGGCATAGATTCTGTCTGGCAAATCGTATTCGACGTGAAGATCAATTTTGGGGTAGCGGCGGATGAATTTCTTCAGATATGAAGGCAGCACGTAAAGTCCGATGCTGGGTGAGGCCGCCACCTTCAGGCGTCCCATGGGTTTGCTCTCGCTGTCCAGCATCTCCTGGCGGGCTTCGTCCAGCCTGGAGAGGATGTCGCGGGCATAGGGCAGAAATAGCTTGCCGTTTTCCGAAAGCAGAACGCGGCGACGGCTGCGCTCAAAAAGGCGAACCCCAAGCTCCGACTCGAGCTGTTGGATGCGACGGCTGACTGCCGGCTGAGTAAGAAAATTGTTCCGCGCCGCCCGGGTAAAATTCTTAATGCGCGCCAGATCCAGGAAAAGCTTCAGTTGAGTCGTGTCCATCGGAGTTATCCAAGTTTGACATCAGTTTTATGATTTTAATTCATTTTAGGCATAGAAGCGAATAATGATATCATCTGAGGCTGGCTTCATTTAGGAAAGTTCCGCTTCACGGCGGGCCTCGAATAAATAAGGAGTGTGCGCGATGTCCAATGGAACCCTGACAGCCCCTGCCTCGGCCACCGAAGTACAGGGGGGTCCCCAGGAGATTGTCAATGACTTTTCCATCCAGGTGGCGACAGTCAACGGGTCGGGAAGTCAATCGGCCAACAGCGTTTTGATGCGCTCGATCTTTCTGATGGGGGTCCCCGTGAGCGGGAAGAACATCTTTCCCTCCAACATCGCCGGCCTGCCGACCTGGTATACGATCCGGGCCAGCCGGCACGGATACGTCGCTCGACGGCGGGAGGTCGACCTCTGTATTGCCATGAATCCCGAGACGGCCAGCGAAGATGTCAGGAACGTGCGGCCCGGGGGGGTCGCCATTTACGAAGAGGCGTTGAACCTCCCCGCCTTGCGTCAGGATATAGCGCTCTACCCGGTCCCCTTTGCAAAGCTTGCCACTCAAACCTCGCCCGAGCCCAAGCTGCGCAAATTGCTGGCCAATATGATTTACGTGGGGGTAATGGCCGAACTTCTGGGCATCGGCCGGGAGGAGGTAGTCGCAGCCATCAAGACGCAATTCAAATCCAAGGCCAAGGCCGTGGAGTTGAATGTGAAGGCGATCGATCTGGGAATCGATTATGCGCGGGCCCGGCTGGAGAAGAAAGATCCTTTTCGGGTCGCGCGGATGGACCGGACAACCGGAAAGATCATCATTGACGGCAATTCAGCGGCCGCGCTGGGTTCCATGTTCGCCGGTTGCACGGTGGTGACCTGGTATCCCATCACCCCCTCTTCCAGTCTCTGTGAAACCATGATTGAGTATTTCTCCCGGTATCGAATCGATCCGGAGACGGGAAAGGCCACCTTTGCCATAGTCCAGGCGGAGGACGAACTGGCGGCGCTCGGAATGGTGATTGGCGCAGGCTGGGCAGGGGCCCGCGCGATGACGGCCACTTCGGGGCCGGGGATTTCATTGATGGGGGAGTTTGCGGGCCTTGCTTATTTTACGGAGATTCCCGCGGTCGTTTGGGACATTGAGCGGATTGGCCCGTCAACCGGACTTCCCACCCGAACATCACAGGGGGATGTCTTGTCTGCCTTCTACCTCTCCCACGGCGACACCAAGCATATCGTTCTGTTCCCTTCTTCGGTCGAGGAGTGCTTCGAGTTTGCAGGCACTGCGTTTGATCTGGCCGAACGGTTTCAGACCATTGTTTTCGTGCTCAGCGATCTTGACCTCGGCATGAACAATTGGATGGCTCATCCCTTCGCCTATCCTACCAAGCCGCCGGATCGCGGCAAGGTCCTCACCCGCGAGGACCTCGAACGCCTCGGCCAGTTTGAGCGGTATCGCGATGTCGACGGGGATGGGGTCCCCTATCGCACCCTGCCGGGGACGCAGCATCCCCTCGCCGCCTACTTCACTCGCGGCAGCGGCCACAACGAGAAAGCCGGCTACAGTGAGCGCCCCGAGGACTACAAGAACCTCATGGATCGGCTGGTACGGAAGATGGATACGGCCCGTTCCTATGTTCCACAGCCTCTTGTGGACATCAACCCCAAGGCCAAAGTCGGACTCATCGCCTATGGGACCACGGATTGGGCCGTCGTTGAGAGCCGCGATCAACTCAGGGAAGAAGGGATAGAAAGCAGTTACCTCAGGATTCGGGCGCTTCCTTTCACCCCCGATCTGCAGGAATTCGTCGAGCGCCATGAGCGCGTTTACGTCATTGAACAAAACCGCGACGGCCAAATGGGTGACTTGATCAAGTTGAAGGTCGGCCGCCAGTGTGATCGCGTACAGAAAGTATTACATTACAGCGGTTACCCGATCGATGCCCGGACCATCACCGAGGCCGTCTCAACCGCTGAAAACAAGCTGAGGGAGGAAAAGTAAATCATGACTACGGTCAATCCTAATCTCCCATCGAAAACCAACCGCCTGGGTTTGCCGATGACAGAGTACAAGGGCCTCGACTCCACGCTGTGTGCGGGGTGCGGGCACGACGGCATTACCAGCCAGATCGTCAAGGCTTTTTATGAGTATGGCGTGGAGCCGCATCGCGTTGCCAAATTCAGTGGAATCGGTTGTTCCTCCAAGACGCCGGCCTATTTCATCGGCAACTCGCATGGCTTCAATGCCGTGCACGGCCGCATGCCGGCCGTCGCCACCGGGGCGATGCTGGCGAACCGAACCCTGATCGGCATCGGGGTTTCCGGGGATGGCGATACGGCGTCCATCGGCATAGGTCAATTCGTTCATCTTCTCCGCCGTAACATCCCCCTGATTTACATCATTGAGAACAACGGCGTCTACGGATTGACGAAGGGACAGTTTTCGGCCACCGCGGATGTGGGATCAAAGCTGAAGAACGGAATTGTCAATGAACTCCCGCCCATCGACTGCTGCGTTTTGGCGATTGAGCTGGGGTGTTCTTACGTTGCCCGGTCTTTCGCGGGGGATCCCAAACAGCTCGTGCCACTCATCAAGGGGGCGATTGCCCACAAAGGAACGGCCTTGCTCGATGTCATCAGCCCCTGTGTCACCTTTAACAACCACGAGGGCTCCACCAAGAGTTTTAAGTATGCGAAGGAGCACGAGGAACTCCTCCATGAAATCGGTTTTGTTCCCTACTTCGAGCAGATTCAAGCGGACTACCCCGAGGGGGGCGTCAAGGAGGTCGAACTGCACGATGGATCCCACATCCGTTTGCGAAAGCTGGACCGGGATTACGATCCGTCGAACAAGCCTCAGGCATTGCAGCTGATCAGGAAGGCGAATGAATCAGGTGAGTTGGTCACCGGCCTGCTTTTCTATGACCGTGAGAAGAAGGATTTCATCGAGGATCTCAACATGACGGACGACCCGCTGGCAACACTGCCGACCGATCGAGTCCGTCCCTCCCGGGAGGCCCTGGCGGAAATCAATCGGGAGTTCTCATAAGAAGATTCAAAAGAGACGAGACTCAGCCTTCAATACGGCGGGCCGCATTTCACACCCAACCGACACGGACTCCCGCTGGATCAGGGGCGCAGACGATGCCCTGTAAACCATCCGGACATTCTGCGCCCTGTCCGACTTCGGGGGTCACCACTTATCGCCGTACCTCGACCCTTTGGACGTTTTCCGATCGGTTCAAACCCGCATCCGATCCCACCAGAACAGGCTCCTGAACCACAGGTAATTCTGACCTCCGCGGGGGGCCTGCCATGAATTCCTGGAATTGTCTGAACCACTCCTGATCGACCCTGATGTCGAGGATTGATACTTCATTCTCCCCCTCCCCGTCAGAGGCGCTTTTGTGGACGAGGGGGCCCAAGGGGTCGGAGGCAAAGACCGCATTGAGATCCACCAACGGGAAACTGGTCCCATAGCCGGTGTTGACGGCCTTCAGAATTTCGTTTGCAAGAAGCGCATAGCCGGTATTCGTCGGGTGGATAAAATCGAGGGCGATAATCCCGCCGAGAAAATTGGCCGTGAGTTTTCGTCCCCCGACCACGATTCCGTTCGCTTTCACATTGTTCAGCACTCCAAAGAAATCGGCCATGGGAATTCCCAAGGTTCCAGCCGTCGACTTAATGAAGTCATTTTCCTTGAGCAAGGCCGCCCTGATCGTGGCGGCATCCGCGGCTGTGAGCACGGAACTGCGGGGCAAGGGTCCCGGAACCTGTCCGGCGAGGATGGAGGTCGCCAGGGCGATGGCCGGGGCATACACCCCGTCGCCTGCCGAGATTCCCAGAACCGGTCCGATGACGGAAAGGGGCGCCCCCGCGGTCGCCGCCACCACTTCAGCCGGAATCACCAGGGGGGAGGCGGTCACATCCGGGATGTTGGCCGTCACCACCTTGGCGCCCGCTGCCTTAATCCGCTGCATGGCGGTCAGGTAGTCCGCCGAAAAGGAGGCAAAGGGAGTAACCAAAGACACGTTGTTTGAAGTGAACGCCCCAAGGACATCGTTCCCTCCAAACCAGGCAATGACAAATGTCGGATGCAGGGCTTCGACCTGTTCAATTTCCGAGCCGGTCGTAACCGCGCCCGGCACCGCCAGCCCCGGGATCCCGAGAATCAGATCGCGCAGAATATCGCCCGGCCGATTCACCGGATCCGGAAGTTGTGGACGCTGGGTCAGCACATCATGAACTTTGAATCCCGGGATCGCCACGTTGAAGTGAAAGGAATTCCCCACCGGCGGCAGCAACAAACTCCCCACCGAGGACGACGAGGGGACGATACTCCCGCTGGGGGTGATCGTTAAGGTCGCTGGAATTCCCGGGCGGGTGATGGTGGGCAGCGGCAGGAAGGCACCCATCTGCCGTGCCACGAAAGCCGGGAAACTATTCCGCTGCCCGTCGATGGAAAGGCCTCCACTTTGGAACCCGGCCACGAAACTGTCACCCACGGCCATCACCAAAGTGGTGTCCACCCCACCACCCTGGGCGAACACGACACAAGAGTACAAAAGGACCAGAACAACAGTCAGACCGGCCTTCCCACAAGACCCTAATGGTTTCATTAGACTTCTCCTATCGAAGTTGTATTCGGCTATTCTATTGGTTTGGGAGGGTTCTGCATCAATCGAGAAAATTTCTCATCCTTGATGAGAGCAGCAAATGCCTGGTCCTTATAAAGTAGATCCGTTTCTTTAAACCCTTCTTCCATGGCTCGAGCCAGGTAGTCGATGGCGCGGTCCACATTGCCCATTTCGGCATAAATTTTCGCGAGGTAGAAGTGGTACTTGGCCCGATTGAACCCCGTGGTGCGGACCATACTTCCGGTGGCACTGATGTGTTCCATGAGGTCCGGATCCTGGTTAAAAGCGAGCTGGTACTCGGGGAACGCCTTTTCATAGTCCTCTTTGGCAAACCACGCGCTTCCCAGGTTGAAGTGCATCGTGGCCGCTTCCGGTTTCAGCTTGACCGCTTTCTTATAATACCGGATGGCCTTGCTGTACTTTTTCTCCGCAAAGGCGACTGTTCCCAGGTTATTGAGCGCCTCGGCGAAATTGGGGTCGAGCTTCACCGCCTTCTCGTAATTCTTCCGCGCCAATCCCAAATCCTGTTTGCGGTGATACGCAACACCGAGGCGGTTGTAAAGAGTGGCGTCCCGGGGTGCCAGGGCGAGACATTTCCCGTAGGTTTCAATGGCATCGTCGTATAGCTTCCTCGCCACCATCGATTCCGCCCTCTTGATCAGGTTGTCGAGTTCGGGGCTGGGTGGGCTGGTCTGCGGGGTGTCAGGCCGACTGAATCCGATGAGGACCAGAGGGGTGGACAACAAAAATAAAATCAAGAACGCAACAAACCAATGAATGCGTTTCATAGGCTCCTCACCTTTTGACGGAAGGTTAGCACAACGGGCTGTCCACGTAAATGCCCTCAGAATCATTTTACAAGACCGGGCCCGGACATCATCGGCCTGCAGTGCGGGAGAAACACAAACTCACGCCTATTGGGACAGCTGTTCCGGGCTTCCACTCCGCAATCCGAAATCCACAATCCGCCATCGAACCGAGCGATCGTTGAGATTGAAGGAGCCGCTCTGCGTAGATCCGAATGATGAGCGTCTAATACCCCATGGTCCGTTCCCATTCAGCACATTTGTTGCATTTCCCGCAAGGACGGCGGTCGCGGACGGGGGCCAGGCATGAAAACGACAGGTTTAACGGCAGGTCCAAGTGCTTGCCCACCTGGAGGACCTCCGCTTTTGACAACTTTAGGAAAGGGGTCAGTACGCTCAATGGACAATTGAGCGCTAAAGAGAGCGCTTTCTCAGCCGACCGAAAAAATCGTGGTGTCGCATCAGGAAACGGATTACCTTTGAGCGGTCCCATGGCAATCGTTTGGATCCTCTCCCGGCCACAAAAAACAGCGGCCTTCGACAATAGCAACAGATTTCTTCCCGGCAAATAAACCTGCTCGTCGCCGGACGTCCGGCCGGGGACCCGATTCCTGGGCAAGTTCTTCCGCTCAGGGCTTGTGCCCTTTTGATGAACCTCCGGCAAGGACCAGTGCGATCCGTAAACGTCCCGAACCGGCAAGTTGAGCACCGTCAGGGGATGAAGAACAGCGTG from Terriglobia bacterium encodes the following:
- a CDS encoding 2-oxoacid:ferredoxin oxidoreductase subunit beta produces the protein MTTVNPNLPSKTNRLGLPMTEYKGLDSTLCAGCGHDGITSQIVKAFYEYGVEPHRVAKFSGIGCSSKTPAYFIGNSHGFNAVHGRMPAVATGAMLANRTLIGIGVSGDGDTASIGIGQFVHLLRRNIPLIYIIENNGVYGLTKGQFSATADVGSKLKNGIVNELPPIDCCVLAIELGCSYVARSFAGDPKQLVPLIKGAIAHKGTALLDVISPCVTFNNHEGSTKSFKYAKEHEELLHEIGFVPYFEQIQADYPEGGVKEVELHDGSHIRLRKLDRDYDPSNKPQALQLIRKANESGELVTGLLFYDREKKDFIEDLNMTDDPLATLPTDRVRPSREALAEINREFS
- a CDS encoding LysR family transcriptional regulator; translation: MDTTQLKLFLDLARIKNFTRAARNNFLTQPAVSRRIQQLESELGVRLFERSRRRVLLSENGKLFLPYARDILSRLDEARQEMLDSESKPMGRLKVAASPSIGLYVLPSYLKKFIRRYPKIDLHVEYDLPDRIYASIAAGDLDLGVVAYPVARPEVASIPFVTDSIVLICAPHHPLARRSNVHLRDLLNQKFVLLPERLPTGKAIRQALRRLGVQLDIQMEYDNFELIKRTVEMGLGLSMVPRQVAELEVKNRKLRSLRVMDFPFERPLAIIFRKGRIISSSMHALLSILNSGEAHKLKGAGGRREHTATAAS
- a CDS encoding 2-oxoacid:acceptor oxidoreductase subunit alpha: MSNGTLTAPASATEVQGGPQEIVNDFSIQVATVNGSGSQSANSVLMRSIFLMGVPVSGKNIFPSNIAGLPTWYTIRASRHGYVARRREVDLCIAMNPETASEDVRNVRPGGVAIYEEALNLPALRQDIALYPVPFAKLATQTSPEPKLRKLLANMIYVGVMAELLGIGREEVVAAIKTQFKSKAKAVELNVKAIDLGIDYARARLEKKDPFRVARMDRTTGKIIIDGNSAAALGSMFAGCTVVTWYPITPSSSLCETMIEYFSRYRIDPETGKATFAIVQAEDELAALGMVIGAGWAGARAMTATSGPGISLMGEFAGLAYFTEIPAVVWDIERIGPSTGLPTRTSQGDVLSAFYLSHGDTKHIVLFPSSVEECFEFAGTAFDLAERFQTIVFVLSDLDLGMNNWMAHPFAYPTKPPDRGKVLTREDLERLGQFERYRDVDGDGVPYRTLPGTQHPLAAYFTRGSGHNEKAGYSERPEDYKNLMDRLVRKMDTARSYVPQPLVDINPKAKVGLIAYGTTDWAVVESRDQLREEGIESSYLRIRALPFTPDLQEFVERHERVYVIEQNRDGQMGDLIKLKVGRQCDRVQKVLHYSGYPIDARTITEAVSTAENKLREEK
- a CDS encoding 7-cyano-7-deazaguanine synthase, with the protein product MTSVEETSLRKSLGQRSSPHSKVCVLASGGLDSCVLLGRMAQQFRETFPVYIRCGLRWERAEIYWLRKYLKALSRLSPGTRKRTETIQHAVLHPLTVLNLPVRDVYGSHWSLPEVHQKGTSPERKNLPRNRVPGRTSGDEQVYLPGRNLLLLSKAAVFCGRERIQTIAMGPLKGNPFPDATPRFFRSAEKALSLALNCPLSVLTPFLKLSKAEVLQVGKHLDLPLNLSFSCLAPVRDRRPCGKCNKCAEWERTMGY
- a CDS encoding tetratricopeptide repeat protein codes for the protein MKRIHWFVAFLILFLLSTPLVLIGFSRPDTPQTSPPSPELDNLIKRAESMVARKLYDDAIETYGKCLALAPRDATLYNRLGVAYHRKQDLGLARKNYEKAVKLDPNFAEALNNLGTVAFAEKKYSKAIRYYKKAVKLKPEAATMHFNLGSAWFAKEDYEKAFPEYQLAFNQDPDLMEHISATGSMVRTTGFNRAKYHFYLAKIYAEMGNVDRAIDYLARAMEEGFKETDLLYKDQAFAALIKDEKFSRLMQNPPKPIE